In the candidate division KSB1 bacterium genome, AAAAGAAAGAAAGTCAACCGCAGACAAAACAGGCAAGTGTTCAAGACAGTTCTAAAACACGGCCTGATTCTTTAAAAGCAACTAAATAGTGATTGACCGAAAAGTCCAAATTTGCTAGTACGAAGGCGTCTCGCCGAGTATTTCTAAGCACGGAACTGCATGCAGAAATCGTTCGGCGGGACGCCTCACGCTAGTTTTCGGTCAATCACTAAATAGAAAGAGGATAACATGATAAATTCACTCACCGAACTCTTCACCCGCGATTTAACCAAACTCAAGGATGAAATCAACGCCTACTCAGATGAGTCGAAACTCTGGATGACAGCCAAAGAAATCAACAATTCGGCAGGAAACCTGTGCCTGCACCTGGTCGGGAATTTGAAGCATTTTTTGGGCGCAACATTGGCAAACACAGGTTTTGTGCGGGACAGAGACGCAGAGTTCACGCAAAAAGATGTTCCGAGAGCCGAGCTGGTCAAAGGCATTGATGAAGCCATTGCAGCGGTGAAAACCACCCTGGCCTCACTCGATGAGCAAAACCTGGACAAACCCTATCCAATCGACTTCCTTAAAAAGCAAGGCAGTACGGCTTTTTACCTGCTGCATTTCAGCAGCCATTTGAATTATCATCTGGGTCAAATCAATTATCACCGCCGGTTACTGAGCTGACTTATGGGTATGCGCTCCTCGCTTAAAGCCTGCCCTGAGCACTTCACTGCGTTCAGCACAGGCTCCGTCGAAGGGCTCTTTCGCAAAAATCACTCAATTGGATATTCTTCGAAAACTTTGGCCATCGCCTCGTTGACTTTCTCCTGTGAGGCGTCCGGTTTGCCGACCGCGCCAAGGGCAGCACCTCGCCATATAAGCTGCTTCAATCTCGGATCGACAACGTCGATAATAATTGAACCCTGTTTGTAGCGGTGAACGTGTCCCCGCCGCCAGCCATAGTAGCCATATCGCGCCGGTGAAACCTCAACCCGATTTTGTAAATTAACGTGGTAAGTCAGCAAGGCATCAACCCGGCCGGTTTTTTTTATCTCAAATCCCTTTGCTTCTAATTCCTGCTCGACCGCCCTCCGAATCCGCTTATCCAAAAGCGAGCCTTTCCGAACTGAGTTCTTGCCGGGTTTCTTTGGATTCCGCATCCATTTGAAAGTAGTATATTGATCAAAATCGATGTCATGGTCATAATCAGATTTGACATAGATGCTGGAACACCCCCCAAAAGCGAGCAGCAACAAAAAACTTAGGAAAAAACAAGCTATCTTCATCTTAAGCCTCCGAGGTTTAATGGTATTACTTCTTAACTTTTCCACTTTTTTGAAAGAAAACGGTCTAAATGACGAGAAGCTAATGACAGTACCCGTCATTCGTCATTAGGCCATTTGTCCCGAAGCGTCGGGACGTCATTTTGGACAGCATCAAAATTCACATCTGTCAATGACGGCGCCTTATGTTTAAAAACTATAGCACGGCGACTTCGTAAGAAAAGCAAATGGTGTGCCAGGAGAGAATAGACCTTGCAGGCTTTGAAAACCTGCAAGGAATCAAATGAAATGCTTAATTGGTTAACACAGGTGGGTAGAGAGTTTACAACTTCCTGCTTCCGGAGCAAAGGAAAATTCCGGAGTCAGGTCAAAATCCGATATCGCCGCCTCCAGTGTAGTAAAAGAACTGAGTAAAAATGTCTTTTCAAGACTTTCTAACGCTTGATTAAAACCGGAGGGGTCATAAAGCAGTTTGATATCGCCGCCTTTTGCTCGAATTTCATAAATTAGACTTTCCAAAAGCTCCCTGCCTTCATCACCTATATAACCCACTCGATTCAATTTTATGATGAAGCGATAAATATTGATGCTTAAGCTCGACTTTAAAACCTGCTCAAGCACTCTTGTATTTATAGAATCAATGGCACCGTAGACCTGCAAAAATGTGATACTGTGCTTACCGTTAATTATTTTAAGTGATTTAAGCATTTTCATCACCTCTTTGTACTTTCTTTGTCTTTTGAGATTCATATGTTATAATTTATTTCATGGTGATGCGTTTACGTTTCTACTTATAAAGACACTGATTTGATATTGAATCTCTCAGGAAAATAAACCTGTAGAAAGAAAATTGAGCAAATTATAAAACTAAAAAGGAGCTGTCTTTGAGGAAAAACTACTTAATCAACAAACTCACCCGTCGGTTCACCGGCAAGCCCAGGTTATTCGAGGTCTCTTTTTGGCGCAGGCGGGTGTCAGCAAAGCCAACCGCGACAAAGCGTTTGGAGGCAACTTCTTTTGTGATTAAGTAACGAATGACGCTCGAAGAGCGTGCAGTGGAGAGCTCCCAGTTTGTGGGATAGAGTGCATTTTTAGTAAGCGGAACTGAATCCGTGTGACCTTCGATTTGAATTTTTCTTTCGGCGACATCCGCAGATTTGAGGATCTCGGCCAGGGCATTCAGAACAGGAAAGGATTTGCTTTTCAATTTTGCTTTTCCGGAATCAAACAATAGATTGTCCTGAAAATTGACCCTGAGGCCATCCGGGGTCAATTCGACGTCGACGCTTTGCTCGAGTTGGTGCGCCGTCACCAGCTCCTGGAATTGCTTCTCGAGGACATAAAGCGGCGTGGAATTACTCTCGCTAAAGTACTCCATTATCTGCTCAAATTTACCCGGGTCGACTTGTGAAATGCTGAAGAACAAAACAAAAAATGCCAGGAGTAGAGTCACCATGTCGCTGTAGGATAGCAGCCAGGACTCCGATTCTTTTTGAGATGAGCGGTGAGATTGTGTTAGCTTAATTTCCACTTTAGTACCTGAATCGTGAAGTCTTGTCTTACTCGATAAAAGCATTCGAGCACAAGCTTTTTGGCAAGACTTGAAATCACAAACCGCAAAAGCCAAATAACAAATAAAATCCAATTTCCGAAATCTCAAACAAAGACAAAAGTCCCTTGATAGTAGCTGTTGTTTTGTTTATTGTGATTTGCAATTTGAGTTTTATCCCCGACCAGAACATTCGGGGACAAGTTTGGAATTTGTTTTTTTTTGATATTTGGAATTTCCGGCATGTCCGGGTTAGGCCACTGTTTGTGTTTTACTTGGCTTTACTACATGAATATTTTTCCCGGCCACAGAGGCCACTTTCTTTCTGCTATTTGCGTTCAGATAGGCAGCCAATTTATCCCGCGCAAAAACATAGTTGCGTTTGTCGTATATCATTAAAACGGCTTCAAGCTCCATAGTTTCCATCATGAGATTGTTTTCGGCGCGTTCTCTTATTTTTTCCGAGATGGGAGCAAAAACCATATTTGCCAGCGCGAGGCCGTAAAATGTTGTCGTCAGAGCAATTGCTAAGCCGAGTCCAACCTGACCCGGCTCACTTTGCAGGATAATCAACATATTAATTAAACCGATCAAAGTACCGATCATTCCAAACGCCGGGGCGATTCTGGACATCGAGCCAAAAAGCTGGTGCTGCTTCATTTCACGGTTCATCTGCCAGCGAACTTGGTCTTCAAGCACGTCGCGGGTTTCTTCTTTGGAATAGCCGTTTGACAACATGTGAATGCCGTCTTTAAAAATCCACAACCCCTTTAACGAATTCACTTCAC is a window encoding:
- a CDS encoding DUF4136 domain-containing protein, with product MKIACFFLSFLLLLAFGGCSSIYVKSDYDHDIDFDQYTTFKWMRNPKKPGKNSVRKGSLLDKRIRRAVEQELEAKGFEIKKTGRVDALLTYHVNLQNRVEVSPARYGYYGWRRGHVHRYKQGSIIIDVVDPRLKQLIWRGAALGAVGKPDASQEKVNEAMAKVFEEYPIE
- a CDS encoding flagellar motor protein MotB; this encodes MEIKLTQSHRSSQKESESWLLSYSDMVTLLLAFFVLFFSISQVDPGKFEQIMEYFSESNSTPLYVLEKQFQELVTAHQLEQSVDVELTPDGLRVNFQDNLLFDSGKAKLKSKSFPVLNALAEILKSADVAERKIQIEGHTDSVPLTKNALYPTNWELSTARSSSVIRYLITKEVASKRFVAVGFADTRLRQKETSNNLGLPVNRRVSLLIK
- a CDS encoding DUF1572 family protein; its protein translation is MINSLTELFTRDLTKLKDEINAYSDESKLWMTAKEINNSAGNLCLHLVGNLKHFLGATLANTGFVRDRDAEFTQKDVPRAELVKGIDEAIAAVKTTLASLDEQNLDKPYPIDFLKKQGSTAFYLLHFSSHLNYHLGQINYHRRLLS
- a CDS encoding MotA/TolQ/ExbB proton channel family protein — protein: MLTVLGFLIGTSLVAFGIIAGKAPAEIFLNKQGLAIVLGGTLASTFVSYPLREVLRAFGSYFVIFRSGSHDYVDAVDKMISALRLYQREGVARLLSEVNSLKGLWIFKDGIHMLSNGYSKEETRDVLEDQVRWQMNREMKQHQLFGSMSRIAPAFGMIGTLIGLINMLIILQSEPGQVGLGLAIALTTTFYGLALANMVFAPISEKIRERAENNLMMETMELEAVLMIYDKRNYVFARDKLAAYLNANSRKKVASVAGKNIHVVKPSKTQTVA